In Firmicutes bacterium ASF500, a single genomic region encodes these proteins:
- the fliM gene encoding Flagellar motor switch protein FliM has protein sequence MAEVLSQSQIDALLNAARSGELDVDKPAEKSSEQKYRKYDFYSPRKFTKDRLKMLNSIFESYARVINSRINALLHATCEIEVDSVEEQRYYEFGNALTESDVVALARIDLEKLQGEDPILVHMDTPVVLSMLDRMMGGEGEPDPNLSSEYNMTDLELNMYEDLIKDLIPIMGNSWENYITVQFSYIRTEVNPTLVQLIGYDETVVIVGINIKFPNCTGRMSLCLPGEMLTNIFSEISKSTSRRTTGEDKSEEIFGTLRESELEIVAELARTRILLSDLYHLNVGDVVDIKRPKDSPVFLNIGGRRWFDGRMGTSNKQVAVKIGETYYKS, from the coding sequence ATGGCTGAAGTCTTATCACAAAGTCAGATAGACGCCCTGTTGAACGCGGCCAGAAGCGGTGAACTGGATGTAGACAAGCCGGCGGAGAAATCAAGCGAGCAAAAGTATCGCAAGTACGATTTCTACAGCCCGCGCAAGTTTACCAAGGACCGGCTAAAAATGCTCAACAGCATTTTTGAGAGCTACGCCCGGGTCATCAACTCCAGAATCAACGCGCTTCTCCACGCCACCTGCGAAATCGAGGTGGACAGCGTGGAGGAACAGCGGTATTATGAGTTTGGCAACGCGCTGACAGAGAGCGATGTGGTGGCCCTGGCCCGCATCGACCTGGAAAAGCTTCAGGGCGAGGACCCCATCCTGGTCCATATGGACACCCCTGTGGTGCTGTCCATGCTGGACCGCATGATGGGCGGCGAGGGCGAACCGGACCCCAACTTGTCCAGCGAGTACAACATGACGGACCTGGAATTGAATATGTATGAGGACCTGATTAAGGACCTGATTCCCATTATGGGCAACAGCTGGGAGAACTACATCACCGTCCAGTTTTCCTACATCCGGACCGAGGTGAACCCCACCCTGGTCCAGCTCATCGGCTACGACGAGACGGTGGTGATTGTGGGCATCAATATCAAGTTCCCCAACTGCACAGGCCGGATGAGCCTGTGCCTGCCCGGCGAGATGCTGACCAACATCTTCAGCGAGATCAGCAAGAGCACCAGCCGCCGCACCACCGGCGAGGATAAGTCCGAGGAGATCTTCGGCACCCTGCGGGAGTCCGAGCTGGAGATTGTGGCCGAGCTGGCCAGGACCCGAATTTTGCTCAGCGACCTCTATCACCTGAACGTGGGTGATGTGGTGGATATCAAGCGTCCCAAAGACTCACCCGTCTTCCTGAATATCGGCGGACGCCGGTGGTTCGATGGGCGGATGGGCACCAGCAACAAGCAAGTGGCCGTGAAAATCGGCGAGACCTATTACAAGTCCTGA
- the cheY gene encoding Chemotaxis protein CheY gives MARILMVDDAAFMRKVIKDTLSKAGYTDLHEAEDGAMAVEKYNELKPDLVLMDITMPNMDGLEALKAIRGADSNANVVMCSAMGQETMVIDAIRSGAKDFIVKPFKPERVLKTVTSIVGEP, from the coding sequence ATGGCTAGAATTCTTATGGTCGACGACGCTGCTTTCATGCGCAAAGTTATCAAGGATACCCTGAGCAAGGCTGGCTACACCGACCTCCACGAGGCGGAGGACGGCGCTATGGCCGTGGAGAAGTACAACGAGCTCAAGCCCGACCTGGTGCTGATGGACATCACCATGCCCAACATGGACGGCCTGGAGGCCCTGAAGGCCATCCGGGGCGCCGACAGCAACGCCAATGTGGTCATGTGCTCCGCCATGGGCCAGGAGACGATGGTCATCGATGCCATCCGCTCCGGCGCCAAGGACTTCATCGTCAAGCCCTTCAAGCCCGAGCGCGTGCTGAAGACTGTCACCTCGATCGTGGGCGAGCCCTGA
- the fliP gene encoding Flagellar biosynthetic protein FliP, with the protein MPTDALINVNGDSVQALEILFFTTVLMLMPSLIIMMTSFTRYVVVFSFLRNAMGTQQTPPNMVLVGMALILTLFTMGPTLSDMNEEAFAPYQAEEISQEEFFQRVQDPLKRFMLNWTKPESLELYCNMSNTPMPESEAQALEVPLTVVIPAFVTSELKQAFVIGFLLYVPFLLIDMVVASTLMSMGMVMLPPSMISTPFKLLLFVMLDGWQLLFATLAGGFGP; encoded by the coding sequence ATGCCGACTGACGCGCTGATCAATGTAAACGGCGATAGCGTGCAGGCGCTGGAGATTCTGTTCTTCACCACCGTCCTGATGCTCATGCCCTCGCTCATTATTATGATGACCTCCTTTACGAGGTACGTCGTGGTATTCTCCTTCCTGCGCAACGCGATGGGCACGCAGCAGACCCCTCCCAACATGGTCCTGGTGGGAATGGCCCTGATTTTGACCCTGTTCACCATGGGACCCACCCTCTCCGATATGAACGAGGAGGCATTCGCCCCCTATCAGGCGGAGGAGATCAGCCAGGAGGAGTTCTTTCAGCGGGTTCAGGACCCCTTGAAACGGTTTATGCTGAACTGGACCAAGCCGGAGAGCCTGGAGCTGTACTGCAACATGTCCAACACGCCTATGCCGGAGAGCGAGGCCCAGGCCCTTGAAGTGCCGCTGACGGTGGTAATCCCAGCCTTTGTCACCAGCGAGCTGAAGCAGGCCTTTGTCATCGGCTTTCTGCTCTATGTCCCCTTCCTGCTGATCGACATGGTGGTGGCCTCCACGCTGATGTCTATGGGCATGGTTATGCTTCCCCCTTCCATGATCTCCACCCCCTTCAAGCTTCTGCTGTTTGTGATGCTGGACGGGTGGCAGCTGCTCTTCGCCACGCTGGCGGGGGGCTTCGGACCCTGA
- the fliR gene encoding Flagellar biosynthetic protein FliR, which produces MVKAGFILLLSICVFTITPAPRSFPESMLGLVLVFFLEMFLGYVLGLIVNLFFYIPLMAGSIIDMQMGLSMASTYDPASGIQTTATSNVLNTLMSLLFFVANGHQTLIRIFVTSGRAVPYGAVALGEDLYGAVLEIFIDCTILGIKLAMPILAAELMGQVGMGILMKVIPQINVFVINIDLKLIIGLVLVMLLLVPFSQFLLDAEMQMLVTLQRTLPLMSG; this is translated from the coding sequence ATGGTCAAGGCGGGGTTCATCCTGCTGCTGTCGATCTGCGTTTTTACCATTACCCCCGCCCCCCGGAGCTTTCCGGAGAGTATGCTGGGCCTGGTCCTGGTCTTTTTTCTGGAAATGTTCCTGGGCTATGTCCTGGGCCTGATCGTCAACCTGTTTTTTTATATCCCGCTGATGGCGGGCTCCATCATCGACATGCAGATGGGCCTGTCGATGGCCTCCACCTATGACCCCGCCTCCGGAATCCAGACGACGGCCACCTCCAATGTGCTGAACACCCTGATGTCCCTGTTGTTTTTTGTAGCCAACGGACATCAGACCCTGATTCGCATTTTTGTGACATCAGGCCGGGCGGTCCCCTACGGGGCGGTCGCCCTGGGAGAGGACCTGTACGGCGCTGTTTTGGAGATATTCATTGACTGCACCATCCTGGGCATCAAGCTGGCTATGCCAATTTTGGCGGCTGAGCTGATGGGACAGGTGGGCATGGGAATCCTGATGAAGGTCATTCCTCAGATTAACGTTTTCGTTATTAATATTGACCTGAAGCTGATTATCGGATTGGTTCTGGTTATGCTGCTGCTGGTGCCGTTCAGCCAGTTTTTGCTGGACGCGGAGATGCAGATGCTGGTCACGCTCCAGCGGACGCTGCCCCTTATGTCAGGCTGA
- the flhB gene encoding Flagellar biosynthetic protein FlhB has translation MAGDSKTEKATPKRRRDERKKGNVLMSKDAVGVATLIGSLFMVQVMSGVFLDQIKSLFHFYFAHMASDSVSLLPSLMNELVRTTVVTFIIMVGPFLAVTALLAVGVTFFQTKLLVTTEPLRPKFSRLSPLQGFKRLFSLRSVIEAVKGILKITILLVLIYNYFKGAAEGFSRFLAMELGQSCRILFEEIVALVIQIAIAFAVLAFFDYLYQWWDYERQLKMSKQEIKEEYKQTEGDPQVKGKIKQIQRQRAQQRMMQQVPQADVVIRNPTHFAVALRYKPDQDNAPVVLAKGMDELALRIVKVAEEHGIATVENVPLAHALYDETELDREIPPDLYGPVAEVLVYVLKLDREVQ, from the coding sequence ATGGCCGGCGACTCCAAAACCGAAAAGGCGACACCAAAACGGCGAAGAGACGAACGAAAAAAAGGTAACGTCCTCATGAGCAAGGACGCTGTGGGTGTGGCGACTCTGATCGGAAGCCTGTTTATGGTCCAGGTCATGAGCGGCGTCTTTCTGGACCAGATCAAATCCCTGTTTCACTTCTACTTTGCCCATATGGCCTCCGACAGTGTGAGCCTGCTTCCCAGTCTGATGAATGAGCTGGTTCGAACGACAGTGGTCACCTTCATAATTATGGTGGGGCCGTTTCTGGCCGTCACTGCCCTGCTGGCGGTGGGCGTGACCTTCTTTCAGACCAAGCTTCTGGTGACCACTGAGCCTCTGCGGCCCAAGTTCAGCCGCCTCAGCCCCCTCCAGGGCTTCAAACGCCTGTTTTCCCTCCGGAGCGTGATCGAGGCGGTTAAGGGCATCCTGAAGATTACAATTCTTCTTGTTCTAATCTACAACTACTTCAAGGGCGCGGCCGAGGGCTTCAGCCGCTTCCTGGCTATGGAGCTGGGGCAGTCCTGCCGCATTCTCTTTGAGGAGATTGTCGCCCTTGTGATTCAGATCGCCATTGCGTTCGCGGTGCTGGCTTTCTTCGACTACCTCTATCAGTGGTGGGACTACGAGCGTCAGCTGAAAATGTCCAAACAGGAGATTAAGGAAGAATATAAGCAGACAGAAGGCGACCCCCAGGTTAAGGGAAAAATCAAGCAAATCCAGCGCCAGCGGGCCCAGCAGCGCATGATGCAGCAGGTGCCCCAGGCCGACGTAGTGATTCGTAACCCGACCCACTTTGCCGTAGCCCTGCGGTATAAGCCGGACCAGGACAACGCGCCTGTGGTGCTGGCTAAGGGCATGGACGAGCTGGCCCTGCGCATCGTCAAGGTAGCGGAGGAGCACGGGATTGCCACGGTGGAAAATGTCCCCCTGGCCCATGCCCTCTACGACGAGACCGAGCTGGACCGGGAAATTCCCCCGGACCTGTACGGCCCCGTGGCCGAGGTGCTGGTCTACGTCCTCAAGCTGGACCGGGAGGTCCAATGA
- the flhA gene encoding Flagellar biosynthesis protein FlhA: protein MRRIFQNSIALMVVVIVLFLIVPLPESILDILIITNISLSIVILMVTMTISEALEFSIFPSLLLITTLFRLGLNVSTTRAILGFEGNGAPGTPVIQTFGQLITQGNIVLGIIIFFIIVLVQFIVITKGAERVAEVAARFTLDAMPGKQMAIDADLSSGLINEQQARGRRSKIQREADFYGAMDGATKIVKGDATMSLIITAINLIGGIIIGSINGVGDLGAVAQTYSIATIGDGLVSQLPALMISTATGMIVTRSVSDGSLNADVIQQFSRQPRAILTAGAVLVILALIPGTPTVPLMVVGVGLAAFGYLMSGRLERSEAEQMLQPEEPQESDIVAAAPSETDYYKDINNVYGLLTVDPIEMEFGYSLIPMVDESSGGKLISRIVIFRRQYAQDMGFVIPSIRLHDSSALGTNQYVVKIKGEEVARGEILVDYYLALEPTNPAGEIDGIETIEPAYGIPSRWILPENKEMAEIYGYTVIDPLSVMQTHLSEVVRRHAYELLGRAEVMQLVENLKNSAPELVEEAIPNVLSYANLERILRNLLKEGVPIRDLGTILETAIDSMSNTKDLDMVCENIRVALSRTITRRFCEHGQLRVVTLDAEVEKRVIGSLSKNEQGIYLAMGPDLMQGIVNQLAEYLKKFNDLSQTPIVLTSQVIRVYLSRMLSQFYPGVYVLSFNEITNDVQIQSLGNITLDTAPARPERRAARV from the coding sequence ATGCGGCGTATTTTTCAAAACAGCATAGCACTGATGGTAGTGGTCATCGTCTTATTCCTGATTGTTCCCCTGCCGGAATCCATTCTCGATATTTTGATTATTACCAATATCTCCCTGTCTATTGTGATCCTGATGGTCACCATGACCATCTCAGAGGCGCTGGAGTTCTCCATTTTTCCCTCGCTTCTGTTGATTACCACTCTGTTCCGGCTGGGCCTGAACGTGTCCACCACCCGGGCTATCCTGGGCTTTGAGGGCAACGGGGCCCCCGGCACGCCGGTCATTCAGACCTTTGGACAGCTGATTACTCAGGGCAATATCGTGCTGGGTATCATCATCTTCTTTATCATTGTGCTGGTGCAGTTCATCGTCATCACCAAGGGCGCTGAGCGCGTGGCCGAGGTGGCCGCCCGCTTCACCCTGGACGCCATGCCCGGCAAGCAGATGGCCATTGACGCCGACCTCTCTTCCGGACTGATTAACGAGCAGCAGGCCCGGGGGCGCCGGAGCAAAATCCAGCGGGAGGCCGACTTCTACGGCGCTATGGACGGCGCCACCAAGATCGTCAAGGGCGACGCCACCATGTCGCTGATTATCACCGCCATCAACCTGATCGGCGGCATCATCATCGGTTCCATCAACGGCGTGGGCGACCTGGGCGCCGTGGCGCAGACCTACTCCATCGCCACCATCGGTGACGGCCTGGTCTCCCAGCTGCCCGCCCTGATGATCTCCACCGCCACCGGCATGATTGTCACCCGGTCGGTGTCCGATGGCAGTCTGAATGCCGACGTGATCCAGCAGTTTTCCCGTCAGCCCAGGGCTATCCTCACCGCGGGCGCGGTGCTGGTCATTCTGGCCCTGATCCCCGGCACCCCCACTGTCCCCCTGATGGTGGTGGGCGTGGGTCTGGCTGCGTTCGGCTATCTGATGAGCGGCCGTCTGGAGCGCAGTGAGGCGGAGCAGATGCTCCAGCCCGAGGAGCCCCAGGAGAGCGACATTGTGGCGGCCGCGCCCAGCGAGACCGACTACTACAAGGACATCAACAACGTCTACGGGCTGCTCACCGTTGATCCCATCGAGATGGAGTTCGGCTACAGCCTGATTCCCATGGTGGACGAGAGCAGCGGCGGCAAGCTGATTTCCCGCATCGTGATTTTCCGCCGCCAGTACGCCCAGGATATGGGCTTCGTCATCCCCTCCATCCGCCTCCACGACTCCTCGGCGCTGGGAACCAACCAGTATGTGGTGAAGATTAAGGGCGAGGAGGTGGCCCGGGGCGAGATTCTGGTGGACTACTACCTGGCTCTGGAGCCCACCAACCCCGCTGGCGAGATCGACGGCATTGAGACCATCGAACCCGCCTACGGCATCCCCTCCCGGTGGATTCTTCCCGAAAACAAGGAGATGGCGGAAATTTACGGCTACACCGTCATCGACCCCCTGTCCGTCATGCAGACCCACCTGTCCGAGGTGGTCCGCCGCCACGCCTACGAGCTGCTGGGCCGGGCGGAGGTGATGCAGCTGGTGGAGAATTTGAAAAACTCCGCCCCCGAGCTGGTGGAGGAGGCCATTCCCAACGTGCTGTCCTACGCCAATCTGGAGCGCATTCTGCGCAACCTGCTGAAGGAGGGCGTCCCCATCCGGGACCTGGGCACCATTTTGGAGACGGCCATCGACTCCATGAGCAACACCAAGGACCTGGATATGGTGTGCGAGAACATCCGCGTGGCCCTGAGCCGGACCATTACCCGCCGCTTCTGCGAGCACGGCCAGCTCCGCGTGGTCACCCTGGACGCCGAGGTGGAGAAGCGGGTGATCGGCTCGCTGAGCAAGAACGAGCAGGGCATCTACCTGGCCATGGGCCCCGACCTGATGCAGGGCATCGTCAACCAGCTGGCCGAGTATTTGAAAAAATTCAACGACCTGTCTCAGACCCCCATCGTCCTCACCAGTCAGGTCATCCGCGTCTACCTCAGCCGGATGCTGTCCCAGTTCTATCCCGGCGTCTATGTGCTCTCCTTTAACGAGATCACCAACGACGTGCAGATTCAATCCCTGGGCAACATCACCCTGGACACGGCCCCGGCCCGGCCTGAGAGAAGGGCGGCCCGGGTATGA
- the fliA gene encoding RNA polymerase sigma factor FliA, with the protein MSAGASSARGEKLTWTQEELDAMTAEELFQSYKRTGNEELKWPLVMRYVGLVKSIALQVRGVYSSFAQVDDIVNEGLLTLAGAVDKFDPDKGIKFETYVSKRIRGAVIDLARRQDWVPRSVRRKARDIDQASSELFSELGRYPTDQEMAQRLGISEGQYQEDLANSSMCNVLSLDALFEDREQNGGAELPDGGMDSRPEDSMLRQELLDTLTKAITSLRENEQTVISLYYHKNLSMKEIAQVMEVSEPRISQLHSRAIQKLKLYMNQYMTGGA; encoded by the coding sequence ATGAGCGCGGGAGCGTCCTCCGCCAGGGGCGAAAAGCTGACCTGGACCCAGGAGGAGCTGGACGCCATGACCGCCGAGGAGCTGTTCCAGTCCTATAAGCGCACCGGGAATGAGGAGCTGAAATGGCCCCTGGTGATGCGGTATGTGGGGCTGGTGAAGTCCATCGCCCTCCAGGTGAGGGGGGTGTACTCCAGCTTCGCCCAGGTGGACGACATCGTCAACGAGGGACTGCTGACCCTGGCCGGAGCGGTGGACAAATTCGACCCGGACAAGGGCATCAAGTTTGAGACCTATGTCTCCAAGCGAATCCGAGGGGCGGTGATTGACCTGGCCCGGCGGCAGGACTGGGTACCCCGCAGCGTGCGCCGCAAGGCGCGGGACATTGATCAGGCCAGCAGCGAGCTGTTTTCCGAGCTGGGCCGCTACCCCACTGACCAGGAGATGGCCCAGCGGCTGGGTATCTCTGAGGGGCAGTATCAGGAGGATCTGGCAAATTCCTCCATGTGCAACGTCCTCTCTCTGGACGCCCTCTTCGAAGACCGGGAGCAGAACGGCGGCGCTGAGCTGCCCGACGGCGGGATGGACAGCCGTCCCGAGGATTCCATGCTCCGTCAGGAGCTGCTGGACACCTTGACGAAAGCCATTACCTCCCTGCGGGAAAATGAGCAGACGGTCATTTCCTTGTATTATCACAAAAACCTCAGCATGAAGGAGATCGCCCAGGTGATGGAGGTCAGTGAACCACGGATTTCCCAGCTCCATTCCAGGGCCATTCAGAAGCTGAAGCTTTATATGAACCAGTATATGACCGGCGGAGCATAA
- the flgG_1 gene encoding Flagellar basal-body rod protein FlgG codes for MMKGFYNLTSGMLSQTRRLDVVANNITNISTAGYKTEMYTDRTFDEVMVSRIGNKIKSPYETFETYQSHILAPDHLYTDFTQSYFEETNLPLDFGINGEGFFAIQMADESIAYTRAGSFTLDNEGYLCLSELGRVLDRDGNPIQLPTDYIKADDQGNLFDMSDGYLGTLGIFQFEDNGALERNAYGLFTGENAEVNEEARVLHKWVERSNVDMVREMVGMMSTQRALQSAAQMSKIYDEVIQRAVNDIGRLQ; via the coding sequence ATGATGAAAGGGTTTTACAACCTGACCTCCGGAATGCTGTCTCAGACCAGGCGGCTGGACGTGGTGGCCAACAATATCACCAACATTTCCACCGCCGGCTATAAGACCGAGATGTACACCGACCGCACCTTTGACGAGGTGATGGTCAGCCGCATCGGCAATAAGATCAAGAGCCCCTACGAGACCTTTGAAACATATCAGAGCCACATTCTGGCCCCTGACCATTTGTATACCGATTTCACCCAGAGCTATTTTGAGGAGACCAATCTGCCCCTGGACTTCGGCATCAACGGGGAGGGGTTTTTCGCCATCCAGATGGCCGACGAGAGCATCGCCTACACCCGGGCGGGCAGCTTCACTCTGGACAACGAGGGCTACCTGTGCCTGTCCGAGCTGGGCCGGGTGCTGGATCGGGACGGCAACCCCATCCAGCTGCCCACCGACTATATAAAGGCCGACGACCAGGGCAACCTCTTCGACATGTCTGACGGCTATCTGGGCACCTTGGGCATCTTCCAGTTTGAGGACAACGGCGCCTTGGAGCGCAACGCCTACGGCCTGTTCACGGGCGAGAACGCCGAGGTCAACGAGGAGGCCCGGGTCCTCCACAAGTGGGTGGAGCGGTCCAATGTGGACATGGTTCGGGAGATGGTCGGCATGATGTCCACCCAGCGGGCCCTCCAGAGCGCGGCCCAGATGAGCAAGATCTATGACGAGGTAATTCAGCGGGCCGTTAACGATATCGGCCGTCTGCAATAA
- the flgG_2 gene encoding Flagellar basal-body rod protein FlgG, whose amino-acid sequence MNMAFFTGAVGAIQQQQRMNVQANNISNVNNYGFKAERATFHHLMYGNVTGIDEERLPKGAGTKMAKASIDFSNDGYLETGRLFDFAIEGKGFFALFDPENGEISYTRDGTFVMAYFPSDEGETEAGGLPDGEWRLSDNEGRCVLDGAGNFIVIDPQDQKAELELGVFDFLIYDGMLHADSGRFVPIEKNGDLYMGGGTVRRGFIEVSNVDLSQEFIKVIESQRAYGSALRVVQTSDEIEQTINGLR is encoded by the coding sequence ATGAATATGGCCTTCTTTACCGGCGCTGTGGGCGCCATTCAGCAGCAGCAGCGCATGAATGTCCAGGCCAACAACATCTCCAATGTAAACAACTACGGCTTTAAGGCGGAGCGGGCCACGTTCCATCATCTGATGTATGGCAATGTGACGGGCATCGATGAGGAGCGCCTGCCCAAGGGGGCGGGCACCAAGATGGCAAAGGCCAGCATAGACTTCTCCAACGACGGCTATCTGGAGACCGGACGCCTTTTCGATTTCGCCATTGAGGGCAAGGGCTTCTTCGCCCTGTTCGACCCGGAGAACGGAGAGATCAGCTATACCCGGGACGGCACCTTTGTCATGGCCTATTTCCCCTCTGACGAGGGGGAGACCGAGGCGGGCGGACTGCCCGACGGGGAGTGGCGGCTGTCCGACAACGAAGGGCGCTGCGTCCTGGACGGGGCGGGCAACTTCATCGTCATCGACCCCCAGGACCAAAAGGCGGAGCTGGAGCTGGGCGTGTTCGACTTCCTCATCTATGACGGAATGCTCCATGCTGACAGTGGCCGCTTTGTCCCTATCGAAAAGAACGGCGACCTGTATATGGGCGGCGGAACGGTGCGGCGGGGCTTTATCGAGGTCTCCAACGTGGACCTGAGCCAGGAGTTTATCAAGGTGATCGAGTCCCAGCGGGCCTACGGCAGCGCGCTGCGGGTGGTCCAGACCTCCGATGAGATAGAGCAGACCATCAACGGTCTGCGCTAA
- the cheC gene encoding CheY-P phosphatase CheC produces MIKNYDELTSLEMDTLREIGSIGTGNAATALSQMMNRPVRITLPEVRIMGYNEAIEWIGGPEEVTAGVLVKMSGDVGGIMLSVQKLELVNIVLETMLGESVTSYEGLNELARSAMVEIGNIMISTFINALSGLADLNIKLTVPAFAVDMQGAILTVPMAEYGGMSDYLMAIGGNFVCDGKEVPCHVLLSPDLRSLDFLLRKLGVSDG; encoded by the coding sequence ATGATAAAGAATTACGATGAGTTGACCTCCCTGGAAATGGATACCCTGCGGGAGATCGGCAGCATCGGAACCGGCAACGCGGCCACCGCTCTGTCGCAAATGATGAACCGTCCGGTAAGAATTACCTTGCCAGAGGTGCGCATCATGGGGTATAATGAAGCGATTGAGTGGATTGGCGGACCGGAGGAGGTCACCGCCGGGGTCCTGGTGAAAATGAGCGGTGATGTGGGCGGCATCATGCTCTCGGTACAGAAGTTGGAGCTGGTCAACATTGTCCTGGAAACCATGCTGGGCGAGAGTGTCACTAGCTATGAGGGCCTGAACGAGCTGGCCCGCTCCGCTATGGTGGAAATCGGTAATATTATGATCTCCACCTTTATCAACGCCCTGTCCGGGCTGGCCGACCTGAACATCAAGCTGACCGTCCCCGCCTTTGCCGTGGACATGCAGGGCGCCATCCTGACGGTGCCTATGGCTGAGTATGGGGGCATGTCTGACTACCTGATGGCCATTGGCGGCAACTTTGTCTGCGACGGCAAAGAGGTTCCGTGCCATGTACTGCTTTCTCCCGATCTGCGGTCTCTGGATTTCTTATTAAGGAAGCTGGGCGTTAGCGATGGCTGA
- the cheD gene encoding Chemoreceptor glutamine deamidase CheD — translation MADSRLTVGIADMKLLQGSGLLVTYALGSCIGLCFHDPRLRLGALLHIMLPLNMETGRTHPMKYADSGIKETLKQLEAKGGSRSRITVKIAGGAKMFEVSGAGGLGNIGQRNIESVHAVLRRENIRLIGEHTGGTVARTMLFDVVSGQACIRSYGQKDIIF, via the coding sequence ATGGCTGATAGCAGGCTGACGGTGGGTATTGCTGATATGAAGCTTTTGCAGGGCAGCGGCCTTTTGGTGACCTACGCCCTGGGCTCCTGCATCGGCCTGTGCTTCCACGACCCCAGGCTCCGCCTGGGCGCGTTGCTGCACATTATGCTCCCCCTCAACATGGAGACGGGACGGACCCACCCAATGAAATACGCGGACAGCGGGATCAAGGAGACGTTAAAGCAGTTGGAGGCCAAGGGGGGCTCGCGCTCCCGGATTACGGTGAAGATTGCCGGCGGGGCCAAGATGTTCGAGGTTTCTGGCGCGGGCGGTCTGGGCAACATTGGACAGCGGAATATTGAGAGCGTCCACGCCGTTCTGCGGCGGGAAAACATCCGCCTGATCGGCGAGCACACCGGGGGGACTGTGGCCCGGACTATGCTCTTCGATGTGGTCAGCGGCCAGGCGTGTATCCGCTCCTACGGACAGAAGGATATCATTTTTTAA
- the cheV gene encoding Chemotaxis protein CheV, producing the protein MAEVHNSGILLESGTNEIEIMEFTIDGSLYGINVAKVREIILSAPVKIMPHAHPAVEGIFKPRDAVITVVDLPKYLGVEKDKGEKDLFIITNFNKMFIAFRVHTVVGISRISWTDIHKPDKTVSGGSEGVATGIAQCGEDLVTILDFERIVAEIAPETTIQMDEINRMGPRDRRGEAIWIAEDSILLSRMIEDCLHKAGYVNLKMFPNGRELWEALNALPEEGDLSEKVALVITDIEMPQMDGHRLTKLIKSTARFQGIPLIIFSSLISEEMRIKGRQLGADEQMSKPEIGHLVDVMDHLLEDKRKKKK; encoded by the coding sequence ATGGCAGAGGTACATAACAGCGGTATCCTTTTGGAGTCCGGCACCAACGAAATTGAGATCATGGAATTTACCATCGACGGAAGCCTGTATGGGATCAATGTGGCAAAGGTGCGCGAGATCATCTTGTCCGCGCCGGTCAAGATCATGCCCCACGCCCATCCGGCGGTGGAGGGCATTTTCAAGCCGAGAGACGCTGTGATTACTGTCGTGGACCTGCCCAAATACCTGGGCGTGGAGAAGGACAAGGGCGAGAAGGACCTCTTTATCATCACCAACTTCAACAAGATGTTCATCGCCTTCCGGGTCCACACCGTGGTGGGGATCAGCCGCATCTCCTGGACAGACATCCACAAGCCGGACAAGACGGTGTCCGGCGGCTCCGAGGGGGTGGCGACCGGTATCGCTCAGTGCGGCGAGGACCTGGTTACTATCCTGGACTTCGAGCGCATTGTGGCTGAGATCGCCCCCGAGACCACCATCCAGATGGATGAGATCAACAGAATGGGCCCCCGAGACCGCAGGGGAGAGGCCATATGGATCGCGGAGGACTCCATCCTCCTGTCCAGAATGATTGAAGACTGCCTGCACAAGGCGGGGTATGTCAACCTGAAGATGTTCCCCAACGGGCGGGAGCTGTGGGAGGCCCTGAACGCCCTGCCTGAGGAGGGCGATCTGTCCGAGAAGGTGGCCCTGGTGATTACCGATATTGAGATGCCCCAGATGGACGGCCACCGGCTGACCAAGCTGATTAAGAGCACGGCCAGATTCCAGGGTATCCCGCTGATTATCTTCTCCTCGCTGATCAGCGAGGAAATGCGGATCAAGGGCCGTCAGCTGGGCGCTGACGAGCAGATGAGCAAGCCTGAGATCGGCCACCTGGTGGACGTGATGGATCACCTTTTGGAGGACAAGAGAAAAAAGAAGAAATAA